Below is a window of Scyliorhinus torazame isolate Kashiwa2021f chromosome 21, sScyTor2.1, whole genome shotgun sequence DNA.
GCTTGGAACAGGAATATGGCTGCTTTTCCCATGATGGCCCCTCCCAACTGGCTGGAACGTCAGCAATCCAACACTGTCCTGATGCAGAGAAAGTATTGTTTCCAGAAAGTGTTCTTGTGTTACTGAAGTAAGACTGATTATGTTTTCATTTGTAATCTTTTTTAAATGTGATTTGTGGGGGGTGATGCGGGTATGTTTGTCTGAAGTATTTGTGGAAGGAAATATATAAGCATGAAAACTGAAGTATTAGTGCCACTTTCCTAATTTTCATACATTGCAGCTCGTTGTCCGATTCACAACTTAATCATCGATGTCTTTTAGAGGGGGAGAACTGATTTTAGCTGGTTTTAAAGGATCTGTTTTTTGTAGAATTCCTATTAAGTATTGTGATAACCGCTCCTGCAACACCAGTGTTGTTTAACAGGCACGCAAATATTGTGTAATAAAACAGGAAAAACACTAGCATCACTTGAATGTCGTTTTTTTGTAACTGTTAAGTGAGAGGATGTTGGAAATACTGGGTCAAACAGCATTGGTGGAGAAACTGTTAACAATCAGGTCAGCGATTCCTTTACACAACTGCCCTACAGAGTGTTTTGAGGCCATTTTTGTTTCACAtttcagtattttgtttttaaaaaattttttagactacccaattaatttgttccaattaaggggcaattttagcgtggccaatccacctcccctgcacagttTGGGgagcgaaatccacacaaacagggggaggatgtgcaaactccagacagtgacctggagccaggatcgaacctgggacctcggcgccgtgaggcagcagtgctcgccactgtgctgcccctggattTTGCTTTGTTGAATTGTTTTAATgggattagtgggggggggggggaattaagacTTCAAGTGAGGAGTTCAATATGTGGCCGCTATCTCTGGGTAGTGTTAAAACAGGCATAACCTCCCCCTACTGGTCATTATGCAATAGTTTTTAGAAGTGGATATTGAGGACTGGACCAGGTTCATGTGTGGAAAGATTTGACTCCTACAAATGGAAGAAAATGTCTGCAGTGATAAACTCATAGAACCACAGATTTCCCATGTAGTGCAAACACACAGTTGAGGTTTTGAAAATCTGATGCAAAAGGAAACTATTCCAGCTGGTGATCCTGTTCGAATCCCATCGAGCagaattataagaccataagaaatagaagcaaagttaagccactcggcccatcgagtctgctccgccaatcaatcatggctgatatttttctcgtccccattctcctgcctccttctgataacccctgatccccttattgatcaagaacctatctatcactgtaTTAAAGACActtggtgatttggcctccacagccttctgcagcaaagagttccacagattcaccaccctctggctaaaaattcctcctcatctgttttaaaggatcgttttaAATcccgtctgagatggtgtcctctgcttctagtttttcctagaaatggaaacatcctctccacgtccactctctatccaggccttgcagaatcctgtaagtttcaggaagatcccccctcatccttctaaactccaacgagtacagacccagagtcctcaaccgttcctcatacgacaagttcttcattcctcattcttgtgaacctcctctggaccctttccaaggccagcacatccttctttagatacggggcccaaaactgctcacaatactccaaatggggtatgaccagagccttttagtctcagaagtacatccctgctcttgtattctagccctctcaacatgaatgctaacattgcatttgccttaactgccaactgaacctgcatgttaaccttagagaatcgtgaacaaggactcccaagtccctttgtgcttctgctttctgaagcatttccccatttagaaaatagtcaatgctaaattcctccttccaaagtgcataacctcatacttttcatttgccacttcattgcccactctccgagcctgtccaaattcttctgcagcccccttacttcctcaatactacctgtccctctacagattgttgtatcatctgcaacttagcaacagggccttcagttccttctcccaaatgtatattgtgaaaagttgtggtcccagcaccgaccctggAGGCACaccgtcatcggctgccatcctgattcTGGGTTATCAGTATTCTGGCCATAGTTTATTTTTCCCTTCAAAcacactagcactgctgcctcagtgccaggcacctgggttcaattccgaccttgggcgactgtcctCCTTTTGCATatcctccccatgcctgcgtgggttgcgtccgggtgctctggtttcctctcacagtccaaagatgtgcaggttgggagtttggccacactaaattgtccctttgtgtccaaaggttgggtgggggaagtgggcctaggtagggtgttctttcagagggttggtaaagactcgatgggctgaatggcctcctgctgcactctcAGGATTCTATGATTACACCTTGTCAAGTTACTTCATTGTTGTTTATGTGTTTCCTACAAACAGCACTCGCAGCCAATAAAATACTGGTGTAAGATGTCGATGTTCTGACTCAGTCACAAGAGGCTATAGACACCAGTCTTTCTCTTTGTTATATTAGATTAGTTGCATTCCAGCACGTGTAATTGTGAATTCTGTTCTGAATTGATCCATCTCTTACATTTACTGTTACCTCTCACTGGACAGCGTAGAGAGCTTCAGCCCATCGTCTGTACAGCATAGATGGCGTTCAGCCCATCCAAGTCCTGGCCAGCTTTCTGCAGTGCAATGCAAGCAGTCCtctctggtgggacaggacatacccagggaaggTAACAGGTGTCTCGGAGATGTTATGTATGATTTGGTCAGAATATTGATGACATTCTGTTGCTCAAATAGAATGCTGGACTGCTCTCCCCTCCCAATTTTGTAGAAGGATTGATCACTTCATTTCCCAACATGCACATGTCTGATTTTGATCATGTCCGGGTGGACAAACTCCCAACATCCCCCATCCAGGGTTTACATTTTTCTACCCCGAGGCAGAGGTGAACATTATGTTCAGAGCAAGAGGGAAAGAGAATTAAACAGCAACATCCAGTAAAATGAAATAATTAGCCTGGAAAACATGTGGAAAATAGAACTAATTTATTGAATTTCCCTCCCCAAACAATCCTGGTTTGCTGCAAGTTTCCACGTAAAGAAAAATATACAGATTTGAGAGCAAGATTCCCTGCCAAGCCAAGAAAAAAAACTCAAGACATTTGTTACAGGCAACATTAGATATCTGCACAAATCTGACAGGAAACTAAAACAATAAAATAGGAAAGACTCCATCATCCATAACTTCAAGTACAAAAAAACAGGTGATATTACTGGTTATTCTGCAGTGGCCTGTAGAAGTATACATAGGTGAGGGAAACCATCTCACACAGCTGGGAGAACAAGGCTCTTCAGTAACCTCTTTGAAGAAAATGTTATTGAGTAAGTGCCATTAGAACTAACCAGAAATGCAGAGTCAGGAGTCAGCTTTAACCATGATTTCAGTTTCTACAAACAGCCTGCCCCTCGGCAATCAACACCTGGGAACAATAGTGGACCAATGTTGTTCCTGAGCACGGAACCTTGCAATTGTATGATGAGCGAATATCCTAATCCAACAGACAGTGTTGCACGGACCTGACCAGATTAGGAGCTCACAGCATACAATTTGGTGTTCAGAACCTTGATTGTTTCATTTTGAAGTGAGGCGAGTCAGAACATATCTAAAGAGTTTGAAATCTGCTCCTGGTACAGGGACAATAAAGGTTGGCACACAGGCCAGTAGGCAGGCAGATCGAATGCAGTAACATGGTTGTCGGCTTGTCTCCATCTCCCAGGTACTGGACCTGTTCACTCTTACAATTGTGAGCCTTGTGAAGCCTTTTTCTGTTTGTAGGATTCGCTGAAGatttgcctgcccaccacctataCTCTTCCACTAGAAAGAGCTAGAAACAGTTAACTCAATGCAAACTTTGTCCCAAAATAAACTCACCCACCTCAACACTGAACAGCCACAACACAAGGAAGTCTTATTAAAAAAAACATATCTTCATTTAAGTTTTTATTAAAGTTCATGAGTTTTGTGACTTGTCTTACTAACAAGATgcctttaaggggaagctagataaacacacAGGAGAAAGAAATTGAAGGATATGACATTGTGACATGAAACAGTGCATGAACCAGTTTCTATGCTGCATGTTCTATGTAAGTCCATAAATTGCAGCAGGGATTTTAACCTGTGCTCCTCACTCGTGTCTTACACCAGCCTGGTAGCAGTGAAAGTTGTGCAATGCATCAGGCAGGAGGATTTGGGAAAGCAGAATTCCAGCCTAGGATTGCATTGCCAATTTCTGCTTGACATGGTCCAGCTCAGTGATTAGATCAGCGCAGTCAGGGGAAATAGATTCTGACTGTCTGGAAGAACCAAATAGGTACCCTCAATTAGTTTGCTGACTGCAAACATAAATCTGCCTTCGGGCGAGCAAAAATGCAGTCGCGTCAAATTTAAAATAGCAGCAGCAGAGGGAGCCCAAGTTTGATTAAAAAGGTCCCTGTAATGGACTGTTCAACTGCTTTCTTTAAACTGCAACACAGTATTTACATTTGCAAAACACCCCCTGCCACACTAGAAGCAGCTCAGGATTATCACACTATTCTACCCCTGGCTTGAATCACATTCTGACCACCAGGATCAGAAGTGGGAGCTGAAAGACTGAGCACTCGGTGCAAGCATCTTCGTCAACAATGCAAGAACTCACTTGAAATTAGCTGTACAATTAAAAATGCAAATTTACACAAGTGAGACGGTTCCCTGTAGATAAATCGATAATGTTGGTTATGACTTCAAATCTATTCACTTGTTATCTTTGTACACAGACACACTAATGAAGGGAAAGTTAAGCATCTTGGAAATGCTACACTTAACATGGAGTAAGATAACACAAGACAATGGAAAACTGCAGCGACACCTGACCCAAGCCTAGCCATAATTTCTTGACATCCACTGGAAACTGATTAAAGGAGAATAAACTGGAGGCTGATGACATTTCTGTTAACTTGTCTGTTACAAGTCTCTTTTCTTACTAGTTACCTGTTAGTCTTGGCAAAGTGGGAGGAGCTGAACTTGACATCCAGAACCTCAGATACCTGAAAATGGCAGAGTGTCTCGGTTGATTATTGCATCACAACCGAATGTGCCATGCAGTAGTGGCAAGGCCAGTGAGACTATATAATGGCTCGTAGTCAATACTGGAGCGTGGGTGCATCAACAGCCAGTGTACACTGAGCTTTAGCCTCTTTATCTGGAGTATGAATAACATGAGCAGCAGCCAAAAGCCAGTTCTTAAAAAATCTCCATACTATCCACAGTCGATCAGAATGGTCACAGAATGCAGGGTTCATTCAACATCAACACCAGAACAGGTCAACTTCAGAGGTGTGGGGTGGGAGGATTCAGCTCTGCCATGCAACCAGAACCAGAGAACATCCCACCAAACCCTTGCACAAGTGTACACATCGTGCCGGACACAACATCCTTTCATTCTAAATTAGCCTCTCCTCCATATTACCTCATTTGTTTTCCCAATCAGGAAACTGTGGAGATTACCAACAGGGAACATTTCAATTTGGAAACCAAGCTTTTGTTTTCTGCATTCTTTAGATCACATCATGTTACTGCCCTGAGCTAGTTagtttgatatcacacagtttatgATCAAAAGTATAAAAAGGTTTTCATTCTGCAAAGCAACAATTCTTGCATTATTTGAGTAATAACTGGACTGAACTGCATTCAGATTGCTTGGTCTGTGATGAGCCTGGAAGTTGTCTGGACACTTCTGTTTGTGCAGGGTGCCTCCTCCATTAGAGATAttaaaccagggcagcacggtgacgcagtggtagcactgcagtctcacagcgccgaggtcccaggttcgatcccggctctgggtcactgtctgtgtggagtttacacattctcccagtgtttgtgtgggttttgcccccacaacccaaagatgtgcagggcaggtggattggccacgctaaattgccccttaattagaaaaatgaattgggtactctaaattttattttgttCTCCGTTAAAACAACGGAGTTTTCTAACCCGAATGGATTAGTATTCAGACAGATCAGGCTACAACTGCCAGGACGTAAAATCAGGAAGGACAAATAAAACTGACCAAGCATTCATTGCTATCGATTTTCCTTTGCAAGTTTGTAAAATGTGAAGAAACTGATTGCTGCACTAGAGCTAATTAGTCTAGAAATCCCACACCCACTCTAATCCCAGTATAGCACATTTCAAAAACAATCCGTATCTTAAATAATGAATGGGTCAAGGAATCTGAGGGCTGCTTCACACTTGTTGATCCCCATGTGGTGACGACCTGGCTGCAGCAGAGGCAAGGAACCATGCCAAGAATGCATATGAGCCAAGCATACACGGAAATCTGGCAACGCCAGGACTTACAAGCACACACCAAACAGTGGTCTGACAGCATGTTAACTGCTGCACTTCGAATCCATAAAAGGGAGAGGTGCACTGAAGGTTAATAACGTCAACACATTTGGGGCACAAAAATTGGGATCTCAAGATAGCTACTATCTCCCCACTAACTCACTGCACACTGAGTAAAGGAAAGAGGGAATACAGCCCCCCTCAACACAAACATCTCCAGATTTCAGCTGCATCTATCTCGGGGAAAGTGAAGGACGGCCCATAATGCTCCTTGCCATCACCGCTTTATAGTGTCATTGAGAAAAGCCTAGGAACAGGCTCTCTTACCCCAACCCACCCTCAGCTAACACTCTTCCTTCCCCCTTTCCACACAACACCCTTCACCACCAGAAAATACCAGGTGTTGGGAAGAACGCTAAAGGAGGAAGGTGACAACAAATAAATCCATCTTTCTTAATACATCACACATTGTAATTCCAGTGGCCACATGGTCTTCTGTTCACAGTATTCCTGTCTTGTTCTTTGATAAGTTAAATAACCTGTACCTTAGCAGCACCATGCATTAGCAAGCATTCAGCAGCTTTAGGTCTCAAGTTCCAATGGTTAGTTATCCTGTCTCAGACAGGGTAAACTGAGGGGTCGTGGAAGGGAAGCCCAGATGGTGGGGCAAGTATGGTAACAATCATCTAGGCCCCCACCTCAATTAAGTGTTCTGAAACAGCCTCTTGACCAAGTGAAAGGTGTTAAACAGGCATTTCTGCTCAGCTGCCCCAGCGTTTGTGGGGAGTGCAAGGCAATGATTGAAAATTAAAGCACACCTTAGTCCCAGGCTATATAACAGAAATAAAACTAAATGTGCAAGGCTTGACATTTGCACTTAATAAATAGTGCCATTGCGGCAAGGACTCAAAATGAATCGCCTCTTAAAAACATGCTAGAGATATAGCACTGGCAAAAATTAATCCCTGTGGAGCAAGGTCATACTCAGAATGGCAGGCCCGATATTCTCATAGCAGCACAGTGTCTACGATACAACTGTATTGTATCCAAATCATCTGTATCAATAACTGTTACCATTTAGATTTCAGCATATCCAGCTACTTTATTTAGAAGTTAAaacttttaaataaaaaaattgccTGTGAACAAAACCCCCTTAGTTCACACATCAAGTCCTTCGATTAAAAATGGAAATATTCAAGTAACAACTGGACGCATAGCGTCAGGTTTGTGTCTGTAAACTGTGGAGCAGTGGGAATTATTTTTAATCCTCATTTGTTTTGCTGAGTAGTTACCCACAGCCGAGGTGtctcaatcagagagagagaacaaaCTTCTCAGCTGCTAAATCCCAAGTTCTTCAACCCCTCCCTCCAAGCAGACACACACAAGCGGCACACACCTATTCTTCCCAAGGGACACAACAGGGGTGCAAAGTCACTTGCTCATTCTCAGGCTGTGGTCAAAAGCAAATTACCAACTCAATACATAAAGCTCTGTCACCGACCCTCCTGGGATACTCTTCCATCCTAACTGACCTGCAGCTGTCAGATTTGCGAGATATTTTCAAATACGAGAAGGTGCGAATTGTCAGTTAACTATTTGTAAAAGTCAGTGGCAGCTTTCTGAGGCACTGCCTCTCGCTGAGTCCCTTTCTCTAGTTCAGTTCAAAGCCATACACCAGGGCTGACCGTGGATTTCACTTCTTCTTGTTGTTCTTCTTCTTATCAGGTTTTCCTTGCTGAGAGATTAAAGCCCGAGGCATGACCAGTACACTGCCATCGTTTGTGTACTGGAGAGAGTATTGGCTCGGGCAGTAAGGCCTTCCCTCCTCGTCCCTCAGACGGTCAAAGACCTGTTGGTAAAGCTCCTGCAATTTCTGCTTCATCTGGCGCAAGGACTTGACAAACTCCACTTTCTCCTTTAGCAACCTGGCCTTCTGTTTCTTCAGGTGATCCACATCATGGTCCAGGTTAAGAATGGTGTCTAGCTTCCTCTTACGACAGTTCTGGGCCGCCAGTTTGTTCTTCCCACGCCGCCTGATGTCACGGATGAGGGTCAGCTGGGCATCAGTGAGCTGATACTTGGACAGGAGCTCATTAAACTCGTCGACAGGCGAGTTGATGATCTTGTCATTGGAAAGTGGGATCTTAAGTACCCTGGCCCTGCGCTCATCACGGCCCAGGTGTATATCCATGCGACTGGAATGGGTTTCCTTTATTACTGCTTTCTTTCCAGGACTGGGGTAGTACTGTTGATTGGAGTCAGAAGCACCAGGGGGCAGGTTATAAGTATGGTTGTGGTTGACTTGATCCAAGTAAGGCAACGAGTGGAAATAACTGGGATTCTGGTAACTCATTCGACAGAATTTGCTGTACTCTGGCTGATAGCCtcccactgcaccctctctctcgGGCTCTTCAGAGTCCGCAGTTTCCGAATCGGTGCTATAGCCAACTGCCCCTTCCTGGTAGaacgaggaagaggaggaggaggaggaggattcaGAGCTGCTCGGAGAAACAGGACTGTGGCTTGAATCAAGAGAAAGGCCAGAATCAGAGTCCAGCTCTTCCTCAATCTGGGTGGCCAACATTGGACCAAAACCTTCTTCCATGGCCAAATCCATCAAGCTGATCTCGTCAAACATCGCCTCATCCAGCAGGCTAGATAGAGGGTCAGGCAAGCTGGAGCCAGAAGTCTCATTGCTGGTTCCATTAATCGGAGGGGGGAAAAGCATCCCTGTAAAGTTGGTGGAGCCAAAGGTGGCATCAAAGTTGGTGGAATTGGTGGATGCCAGTCGTTGGAGTCTGGGACAGCTCTCCACAGAAGGGTTCTCCAAGTTTGGATTAAAGAAGGATGGGAAGTCCTGACCACATAGAGGCAAGGTGGCATCATGGAGACTTACATCTTGATTGATGGCTGTGACTGGAGTTTGGTTGTAGTTTGTGGGCACGTCAGCGCTGCCATTCCCAGAGTCATTATTGTATGATGACGTTACACTGTTGGTCACTTCCATATCCTGTAAATGATCAAAATATGATTTAAAAAGTTGGCTACAATTATTTCTACTGCTTACACTGCTGAGGAGCACAACCATGGCAATCTGTTATCATGCCCCTATCATCCATGCTCAATAGCTGATAGGCCACTGCGAAACAGTTGATACAAGCCAGAGAACGGAGAAGAATGAACCTGGACACTTCTTTCAGTTTGCTTCCCTCAATCCTTGAGGAGGAAGCATTCAATTTTAGCTCAACAGCCCCCCCAATGAACAGGTCCTACCAAACCATATTGCATTGGGTGCAACAGTTAGACCCAATGCAAGTCTAACTAG
It encodes the following:
- the nfe2l1b gene encoding endoplasmic reticulum membrane sensor NFE2L1b isoform X1: MLPLKKYFTEGLIQFTILLSLMGVRVDIDSYLNAQLPPFREIILGQSSAYTQTQFHNWRNTLDGYDLHPKSVDLDYYFTARRLLNDVRGLDRLLVPTTELSAWLVHSSNSGGGSREADSSVASSQPNLPLDNPSGVNEVTDPDTNNRGDGSSEQVEENLGAVGLPMSSELTKEDIDLIDILWKQDIDLGAGREVFDYNYRQKENEQEEEPSEKNEEKDGNGRSGLLQGPVQVDGETGESVPDQVPELVEQTAPSFEECLRLLDETFSFGQDSEFPTAISSVLNEASDNALPSTSDSLTAGSQMTLLPPLLRPETSLDLEQQWQDLLSLMELQDMEVTNSVTSSYNNDSGNGSADVPTNYNQTPVTAINQDVSLHDATLPLCGQDFPSFFNPNLENPSVESCPRLQRLASTNSTNFDATFGSTNFTGMLFPPPINGTSNETSGSSLPDPLSSLLDEAMFDEISLMDLAMEEGFGPMLATQIEEELDSDSGLSLDSSHSPVSPSSSESSSSSSSSSFYQEGAVGYSTDSETADSEEPEREGAVGGYQPEYSKFCRMSYQNPSYFHSLPYLDQVNHNHTYNLPPGASDSNQQYYPSPGKKAVIKETHSSRMDIHLGRDERRARVLKIPLSNDKIINSPVDEFNELLSKYQLTDAQLTLIRDIRRRGKNKLAAQNCRKRKLDTILNLDHDVDHLKKQKARLLKEKVEFVKSLRQMKQKLQELYQQVFDRLRDEEGRPYCPSQYSLQYTNDGSVLVMPRALISQQGKPDKKKNNKKK
- the nfe2l1b gene encoding endoplasmic reticulum membrane sensor NFE2L1b isoform X2, which translates into the protein MLPLKKYFTEGLIQFTILLSLMGVRVDIDSYLNAQLPPFREIILGQSSAYTQTQFHNWRNTLDGYDLHPKSVDLDYYFTARRLLNDVRGLDRLLVPTTELSAWLVHSSNSGGGSREADSSVASSQPNLPLDNPSGVNEVTDPDTNNRGDGSSEQVEENLGAVGLPMSSELTKEDIDLIDILWKQDIDLGAGREVFDYNYRQKENEQEEEPSEKNEEKDGNGRSGLLQGPVQVDGETGESVPDQVPELVEQTAPSFEECLRLLDETFSFGQDSEDMEVTNSVTSSYNNDSGNGSADVPTNYNQTPVTAINQDVSLHDATLPLCGQDFPSFFNPNLENPSVESCPRLQRLASTNSTNFDATFGSTNFTGMLFPPPINGTSNETSGSSLPDPLSSLLDEAMFDEISLMDLAMEEGFGPMLATQIEEELDSDSGLSLDSSHSPVSPSSSESSSSSSSSSFYQEGAVGYSTDSETADSEEPEREGAVGGYQPEYSKFCRMSYQNPSYFHSLPYLDQVNHNHTYNLPPGASDSNQQYYPSPGKKAVIKETHSSRMDIHLGRDERRARVLKIPLSNDKIINSPVDEFNELLSKYQLTDAQLTLIRDIRRRGKNKLAAQNCRKRKLDTILNLDHDVDHLKKQKARLLKEKVEFVKSLRQMKQKLQELYQQVFDRLRDEEGRPYCPSQYSLQYTNDGSVLVMPRALISQQGKPDKKKNNKKK